Proteins found in one Triticum aestivum cultivar Chinese Spring chromosome 4D, IWGSC CS RefSeq v2.1, whole genome shotgun sequence genomic segment:
- the LOC123099825 gene encoding pollen receptor-like kinase 3 — MPRKAGNIYKGWKKTRGKALTSTKMVMVILILAFRLSILLLLAAGSRVVVAAEPDASPPGTEAAALLRLKASFKDPTNALEAWSPLLPPAPCNASRPWPGVQCFKGSLIGLRLVHLNLSGAFDFAALANLPGLHSINLRRNAFAGPLPASLATVRSLRALYLSHNAFTGPIPGDVFTNMRWLKKLYLDNNDLSGPLPAAAIAGAPRLIELHLDHNKIEGAVPELLPKSLRLFNVSHNRLTGVLPRAVATRFNESAFAGNPALCGAPGSDAKACAPLAAPVAAVAAPAPSSMPPMTAADYFAVEEETSIVVVIGIILLVIALVSGAMVLMLQQDEQRNSAPLPAYYDAPVASGGIAPKPAVTAAPRTSGVAMETGGSSRGGSSSQGSARGGAGGKRMDEFVLMSKSSGEFGLQDMMKASAEVLGNGTLGSAYKAAMRNGITVAVKRMRDMNRVGREEFENHLRVLGELRHPNVLAPLGYHYRKEEKLIVFELMPRGSLLYVLHGDQSPNRVVLDWPTRLRIALGVARGMAYLHEKLGMPTMRFVSMDGADFDAPPPPPPHGNLKSGNILLDANLEPHIVDYGFFPLVNAPQAPQALFAFRSPEAVAALQQQQRVPVSARSDVYCFGVVLLELITGRFPSQYLLNARGGTDVVHWAAAAVTEGSEHEVVDPVIAAAGGGSAVQLVRIAVECTDPAPESRPNMAEVARMVEEVASASGAS; from the exons ATGCCAAGAAAGGCAGGAAACATTTACAAAGGCTGGAAGAAAACTAGAGGAAAGGCTCTGACCTCCACCAAGATGGTCATGGTCATCCTCATCCTAGCCTTCCGGCTCTCCATTCttctcctcctcgcggccggcagCCGGGTTGTGGTCGCCGCTGAGCCTGATGCCTCCCCACCAGgcaccgaggcggcggcgctcctgCGCCTCAAGGCGTCGTTCAAGGACCCGACCAACGCGCTAGAGGCGTGGTCGCCGTTGTTACCCCCGGCGCCGTGCAACGCCTCTAGGCCTTGGCCTGGGGTGCAGTGCTTCAAGGGCAGCCTCATCGGCCTCCGGCTGGTGCACCTTAACCTCTCCGGCGCATTTGACTTTGCTGCGCTCGCCAACCTACCGGGCCTGCACTCAATCAACCTCAGGCGCAACGCCTTCGCAGGCCCGCTGCCGGCGAGCCTCGCCACCGTCCGCAGCCTCCGTGCGCTGTATCTGTCGCACAACGCCTTCACCGGCCCTATCCCCGGCGACGTGTTCACCAACATGCGCTGGCTCAAGAAGCTCTACCTCGACAACAACGACCTGTCCGGCCCGCTGCCAgctgccgccatcgccggcgcgccGCGCCTCATCGAGCTCCACCTCGACCACAACAAGATCGAGGGCGCCGTCCCCGAGCTCCTCCCCAAGTCTCTCCGGCTGTTCAACGTGTCGCACAACCGCCTCACGGGCGTGCTCCCGCGCGCTGTCGCCACGCGGTTCAACGAGTCGGCGTTTGCCGGTAACCCAGCCCTGTGCGGGGCTCCAGGGAGCGACGCCAAGGCCTGCGCCCCGTTGGCCGCACCGGTGGCCGCGGTGGCCGCGCCGGCGCCCTCGTCGATGCCGCCGATGACGGCGGCGGACTACTTCGCCGTGGAGGAGGAGACCAGCATCGTCGTCGTGATCGGTATCATCCTGCTCGTCATCGCGCTGGTCTCCGGGGCGATGGTCCTCATGCTGCAGCAAGACGAGCAGCGGAACAGCGCGCCCCTGCCGGCGTACTACGACGCCCCTGTCGCCAGCGGCGGCATTGCCCCCAAGCCGGCCGTGACAGCCGCGCCTCGCACCTCAGGGGTGGCGATGGAAACTGGCGGGTCCAgccgcggcggcagcagcagccagGGCTCGGCACGTGGTGGTGCCGGCGGCAAGCGGATGGACGAGTTCGTCCTGATGAGCAAGTCGAGCGGCGAGTTCGGGCTGCAGGACATGATGAAGGCTTCGGCGGAGGTGCTCGGCAACGGCACACTCGGGTCCGCGTACAAGGCCGCCATGCGAAACGGCATCACCGTGGCCGTGAAGCGCATGCGCGACATGAACCGCGTCGGCCGCGAGGAGTTCGAGAACCACCTCCGCGTGCTCGGAGAGCTCCGCCACCCCAACGTGCTCGCTCCCCTCGGCTACCATTACCGCAAGGAGGAGAAGCTCATCGTCTTTGAGCTCATGCCACGCGGCAGCCTCCTCTACGTCCTCCACG GGGACCAGAGTCCCAACAGGGTGGTGCTGGACTGGCCGACGCGGCTGAGGATCGCCCTCGGCGTGGCGCGGGGCATGGCATACCTCCACGAGAAGCTCGGCATGCCGACGATGCGGTTCGTGAGCATGGACGGCGCCGACTTCGatgcgccgcccccgccgccgcctcacgGGAACCTCAAGTCCGGAAATATCCTCCTCGACGCCAACCTGGAGCCGCACATCGTGGACTACGGCTTCTTCCCGCTCGTCAACGCGCCGCAGGCGCCTCAGGCCTTGTTCGCGTTCCGATCGCCGGAGGCTGTCGCCGCGCTCCAGCAGCAACAGCGCGTGCCCGTTTCGGCCAGGTCCGACGTGTACTGCTTCGGTGTCGTGCTGCTCGAGCTCATCACGGGGAGATTCCCCTCGCAGTACCTCCTCAACGCGCGCGGTGGCACAGACGTCGTACACTGGGCGGCTGCGGCGGTGACCGAGGGCAGCGAGCACGAGGTCGTCGACCCCGTCATCGCCGCGGCCGGCGGGGGCTCCGCCGTGCAGCTGGTGCGTATCGCCGTTGAATGCACCGACCCCGCGCCGGAGAGCCGGCCCAATATGGCAGAGGTGGCGAGGATGGTGGAAGAGGTCGCCAGCGCCTCCGGCGCGTCGTGA